A single genomic interval of Candidatus Uhrbacteria bacterium harbors:
- the murJ gene encoding murein biosynthesis integral membrane protein MurJ, with translation MLSWFQKPIESLAGGALVLGFFSFVSRLFGLWRDRVLAGTFGAGDTLDVYYAAFRIPDLLFALLITGALSASFIPLFVRHLRSDGVADEGWAFTNRMLIGLGVLFGAGALLGILFAPLLAELVAPGFSSDKQQHVAFFMRVLFLAEGLIAVSSVFSNVLQATQRFALFALSPVLYNIGIILGAVFFVPAVGAIGLAWGVVLGAFLHMAIPVWGSWKMGYRPHWPKPWFHADVSSALLLFGPRVLGIGMSQIQFIILGVLASALAAGSVTVFQFAYNLTSLPVGILAVSFAISAFPLLSRAGVEGDTSRFADIMSEAVRQILYLIIPATLFLLLLRAQTVRLVLGAGTFGWEETLLVADTLAFLVMSLFAQALNLLFIRAFFAYRDSVTPLVAGALSTLVLLLSAGRLTEMLGIVGLGIAFSLAQVVELILLWAMLRVKVGAIHESKLLRSLLKMTVAGLFMAIGMQVSKPLTVWFAPLDTFAGVFLQTAVVGSIGTAIYLSLSSLFHVEEFGELRALVHRHLFRRFRPAEALPVANNEQVL, from the coding sequence ATGCTTAGTTGGTTCCAAAAGCCTATAGAAAGTTTGGCTGGTGGAGCGCTTGTTCTAGGTTTTTTTTCCTTTGTAAGTCGTCTATTTGGACTATGGCGCGATCGTGTCCTGGCAGGGACATTCGGGGCCGGAGATACGCTCGATGTTTACTATGCGGCATTTCGCATTCCCGACCTTCTTTTTGCTCTGCTGATCACGGGTGCGCTCTCCGCAAGCTTCATTCCGCTCTTCGTCCGTCATCTCCGCTCTGATGGAGTGGCAGACGAAGGATGGGCGTTCACAAATCGCATGCTCATTGGGCTTGGGGTACTTTTCGGCGCCGGTGCGCTCCTGGGCATTCTCTTTGCTCCTCTCCTCGCAGAGCTTGTTGCACCAGGTTTTTCGTCTGACAAGCAGCAGCACGTGGCGTTCTTTATGCGCGTGCTCTTTCTCGCGGAAGGACTCATCGCCGTCTCCTCTGTCTTCAGCAACGTTCTTCAGGCGACGCAGCGATTCGCCCTGTTTGCGCTTTCCCCCGTTCTCTACAACATCGGTATTATTCTTGGAGCCGTGTTTTTTGTCCCCGCTGTGGGTGCTATTGGTCTCGCATGGGGTGTAGTGCTTGGCGCCTTTCTCCATATGGCGATTCCCGTGTGGGGATCGTGGAAAATGGGGTATCGCCCTCATTGGCCAAAACCGTGGTTTCACGCCGACGTGTCTTCAGCGCTTCTCTTGTTTGGGCCACGTGTACTCGGCATTGGCATGTCACAGATCCAGTTCATCATTCTTGGCGTTCTCGCCTCGGCACTTGCCGCGGGCAGTGTGACGGTCTTTCAATTTGCCTACAACCTTACCTCGCTTCCGGTCGGCATTCTTGCCGTGAGTTTTGCCATTTCTGCCTTCCCGCTTCTTAGCCGTGCGGGAGTGGAGGGGGACACATCTCGCTTTGCCGATATAATGTCTGAAGCGGTGCGCCAGATTCTCTATCTCATTATTCCTGCCACGCTCTTCCTTCTGCTCTTGCGTGCGCAAACGGTGCGTCTCGTACTTGGCGCGGGAACATTCGGCTGGGAGGAGACGCTTCTGGTCGCTGACACGCTTGCCTTCTTAGTTATGAGCCTTTTTGCGCAAGCACTCAATCTTCTTTTCATCCGCGCATTTTTTGCCTATCGTGATTCTGTCACTCCGCTTGTGGCTGGTGCACTCTCCACGCTGGTACTCCTTTTGAGCGCCGGCCGCCTTACAGAGATGCTGGGTATTGTCGGTCTCGGTATTGCTTTCTCGCTGGCGCAAGTGGTGGAGCTTATCTTGCTTTGGGCAATGCTGCGTGTAAAAGTTGGTGCCATTCATGAATCTAAACTTCTCCGGAGCCTTCTCAAGATGACTGTCGCAGGGCTTTTTATGGCCATCGGTATGCAAGTTTCAAAACCGCTCACCGTCTGGTTCGCGCCCCTGGACACTTTTGCCGGCGTCTTTCTTCAAACAGCCGTCGTTGGAAGCATCGGCACCGCTATCTATCTCTCGCTTTCCTCCCTATTTCATGTCGAAGAGTTTGGCGAACTCCGTGCCCTCGTTCATCGCCATCTTTTCCGTCGCTTCCGCCCCGCCGAGGCCCTGCCTGTTGCCAATAACGAGCAAGTTTTGTAG
- a CDS encoding PKD domain-containing protein — protein sequence MRIPVLTVLFLAFPFFAHAAAEVQILPEVTFSKDILYVGDTVRVYATLRNTGDVDVTGDVSFYIGTAISGTPQVISLRAGGVKEEVFVDLLIPEGTFNVRVEVTNVDPPDTNKNDNVVITALATPVPDKDRDGVLDQNDNCPAATNADQKNMDTDTDGDACDADIDGDGLSNEQEAMKGTDPRDVDTDDDGKSDAVDTTPLGEPPPAPKPAPVPPAPAQSPAKTTTTTPPTSADAAPALSSPPAPGEEQAVEVTGDTEASLAEESDETTAQEESEATRGSSQDTKFSFEQVRWSTYNFYAVAPSRDEGYAYNWDFGDDTTSRRREVVHTYAESGEYLVTLKMTSPEGDVVEDQVEIFVPFFDLENGTVRMLLIVLGLAIVLGLVAAYRSAPTSTGVAPASKRPRKKIEPPHA from the coding sequence ATGCGCATACCCGTTCTTACCGTCCTGTTTCTTGCCTTTCCTTTTTTTGCGCACGCCGCGGCGGAAGTGCAGATCCTCCCGGAGGTGACTTTTTCAAAAGACATTCTGTACGTGGGGGACACCGTGCGTGTCTATGCGACACTGAGAAACACCGGCGATGTGGATGTCACGGGGGATGTGAGTTTTTATATCGGGACGGCGATCAGCGGAACTCCGCAGGTGATCTCGCTTCGTGCCGGTGGCGTGAAGGAGGAGGTGTTTGTGGATCTTCTTATTCCGGAGGGGACGTTTAATGTCCGCGTGGAGGTGACGAACGTAGATCCGCCGGACACGAACAAGAATGATAATGTCGTCATCACGGCGCTTGCGACTCCCGTTCCGGACAAAGACCGTGACGGGGTGCTGGATCAAAATGATAACTGCCCGGCAGCAACGAATGCAGACCAAAAAAACATGGACACAGATACGGATGGAGATGCTTGCGACGCGGATATTGACGGCGACGGACTTTCCAACGAACAGGAGGCCATGAAGGGAACCGACCCGCGTGATGTCGATACCGACGACGATGGAAAATCCGACGCGGTTGACACAACGCCGCTTGGGGAACCGCCACCGGCCCCAAAGCCTGCTCCTGTACCTCCCGCGCCAGCACAATCTCCCGCAAAGACAACGACAACCACGCCGCCCACGAGCGCGGACGCGGCTCCCGCTCTGTCATCTCCTCCTGCACCAGGAGAGGAGCAGGCGGTAGAAGTCACGGGAGACACGGAGGCATCTTTGGCAGAAGAGAGTGACGAGACGACTGCTCAAGAGGAATCTGAAGCAACCCGCGGATCGTCACAGGATACAAAGTTTTCCTTTGAACAGGTGCGCTGGTCTACGTACAACTTCTACGCCGTTGCCCCAAGCCGCGACGAAGGATATGCATACAATTGGGATTTTGGAGACGATACAACGTCACGCCGACGCGAAGTTGTACACACATATGCTGAGTCAGGAGAGTATCTTGTCACGCTGAAGATGACGTCGCCCGAGGGTGACGTTGTAGAAGACCAAGTGGAGATTTTCGTACCATTCTTCGACTTAGAGAACGGCACCGTACGCATGCTGTTGATTGTTCTTGGTCTTGCTATTGTGTTGGGACTTGTGGCTGCGTATCGGAGTGCGCCCACGAGTACGGGAGTGGCCCCTGCGTCAAAACGGCCACGTAAGAAGATAGAGCCACCGCATGCTTAG
- a CDS encoding magnesium transporter CorA family protein — MSQNNVKGRKFIWHHINGLDSADVEFLRTQFQFHVLDFEDLAQTNSIPKLDVYKHYLFAVFHIPRFSDGGRIITDDIEIFLGSEYLVTVTKRPFDALERFFLRASRNPKFRADVMGRDPAYLLYRILRVLFTQSHDVVEELMTHVTKVEDGVYNERDRATTLELARIRRNVLFLRTSLDPERVMLGNMITMEREYLPPEAHVYFDDVRDILDSMWAASDNIKQIIDGLFEVNEALLTHRTNEVMSIFTAIAAAFMPPTLVAGLYGMNVPWLPFIQHPLVVALLLIISFFTTFCLFYLFQHRPYGHTVAPEHSR; from the coding sequence ATGAGTCAGAACAACGTGAAAGGGAGGAAGTTCATCTGGCACCACATCAACGGACTTGATTCAGCCGATGTGGAATTTTTGCGTACACAGTTTCAATTTCACGTTCTCGACTTTGAAGATCTTGCGCAAACAAACTCTATTCCAAAACTCGATGTCTACAAACATTACTTGTTTGCCGTGTTTCATATTCCACGCTTTTCGGACGGGGGGCGGATCATCACGGACGACATCGAGATTTTTCTCGGGTCAGAATACTTGGTCACTGTCACAAAGCGGCCATTCGATGCTCTGGAGCGCTTTTTCCTACGCGCCTCTCGCAATCCGAAATTTCGCGCGGACGTGATGGGTCGTGATCCTGCCTATCTTCTCTACCGCATTTTGCGCGTACTCTTTACGCAGTCGCATGACGTTGTGGAGGAGCTGATGACACACGTCACAAAGGTGGAGGATGGCGTGTACAACGAGCGGGACCGCGCGACAACGCTGGAGCTGGCGCGCATTCGTCGCAACGTTCTTTTTTTGCGCACAAGCTTGGACCCAGAGCGCGTGATGCTGGGGAATATGATTACGATGGAACGCGAATACCTACCGCCGGAGGCGCATGTGTACTTTGATGACGTACGTGACATTCTCGACTCCATGTGGGCGGCGTCGGATAATATTAAGCAAATCATTGACGGCCTCTTCGAGGTCAACGAAGCTCTTCTTACGCACCGCACAAATGAAGTTATGAGTATTTTTACGGCTATCGCGGCCGCATTCATGCCCCCAACCCTTGTTGCGGGGCTTTACGGCATGAATGTGCCGTGGCTTCCCTTCATCCAGCACCCGCTTGTCGTCGCCCTGCTTCTTATCATTTCCTTTTTCACAACCTTCTGCTTGTTTTATTTATTCCAGCACCGTCCGTATGGGCACACTGTTGCACCAGAGCATTCCCGTTGA
- a CDS encoding glycosyltransferase encodes MPTLSIVIPAYNEDRELPELLQGIRAQTYQPIEVIVADAHSTDQTCKVATAFGARVVDGGLPAQGRNRGAKAASGDILLFLDADAKFPDKFFLERALAEFVSRRLDIACPDIQATRGRLARLFFSAYNTYTHLLLSIHPHVIGTCIFVRRVFHEGLGGFDEAIKLAEDNDYGVRASKRGSFGFLHELIFTPPRRFERDGYLRSAAVYTLSGIHVLFFGPIRSDLFHYRFGYKKKV; translated from the coding sequence ATGCCAACCCTCTCCATTGTTATTCCTGCTTACAATGAGGACCGGGAACTGCCAGAGCTCCTTCAAGGGATCCGCGCGCAGACCTATCAGCCGATCGAGGTAATTGTGGCTGATGCGCATTCAACAGACCAGACGTGCAAGGTTGCCACAGCGTTTGGCGCACGAGTGGTTGACGGAGGGTTGCCGGCGCAAGGACGCAACCGCGGAGCAAAAGCAGCGTCCGGCGACATTCTCCTTTTTCTGGACGCCGACGCAAAATTTCCCGACAAGTTTTTTTTGGAGCGTGCACTCGCGGAGTTTGTCTCTCGACGCCTCGATATTGCCTGTCCCGACATCCAAGCGACACGTGGTCGTCTTGCGCGACTTTTCTTTTCTGCCTACAACACCTATACACACCTCTTGCTCTCGATACATCCTCATGTTATCGGCACATGTATTTTTGTCCGCCGCGTATTTCACGAGGGACTTGGCGGTTTTGATGAGGCTATTAAACTAGCCGAAGACAACGACTATGGGGTTCGAGCCAGCAAACGTGGGTCCTTTGGTTTCCTTCATGAGTTGATTTTCACTCCGCCCCGCCGTTTCGAACGTGATGGGTATCTCCGCTCTGCAGCAGTCTACACTCTTTCTGGCATCCACGTTCTCTTTTTCGGGCCGATCCGCTCGGATCTATTTCATTATCGGTTTGGTTACAAGAAAAAAGTGTAA
- the rlmD gene encoding 23S rRNA (uracil(1939)-C(5))-methyltransferase RlmD has product MPFCPKPDVCGSCGWAHIPYPKQLQQKLSDINGSFKLKKLATRVEEIFPSPKIEHYRNRMDFVIDFEGRVGLREKGKWWKVIDNHTCFLGDERIEELFVAVREWVHSCGLSFYDRKAHTGLLRYAVIRATTTGDAMITIVTSKPAENERQKIASSLALLVPRSNTCEIIWSVNDTESDVSHVGVLETIRGKGYVEETINQNRYRITPNAFFQTNSHAAALLQQTVLDFAGAVHDKRVLDLYCGSGFFSIPFAKHGAHVVGMESVEEAIRDARVNAELNGAEIAFTTAVVEETDWSIHKPELLLLDPPRMGLHDRALEAVIKHAPPAIVYVSCNYKNFARELVILEKTYRVSAMRAIDMFPHTPHVELVSLLTKR; this is encoded by the coding sequence ATGCCCTTCTGTCCAAAACCAGACGTCTGTGGATCGTGCGGGTGGGCGCATATTCCCTATCCTAAGCAACTCCAGCAAAAGCTCTCCGACATCAATGGCTCGTTTAAGTTGAAGAAACTCGCTACCCGTGTCGAAGAAATCTTTCCCTCTCCAAAAATCGAGCATTACCGTAACCGGATGGATTTTGTGATTGACTTCGAGGGCCGTGTCGGACTTCGAGAAAAGGGCAAATGGTGGAAAGTCATTGATAACCACACATGTTTTCTTGGGGATGAGCGTATTGAGGAGCTCTTTGTCGCTGTGCGCGAATGGGTGCACTCCTGCGGTCTTTCTTTTTACGACCGAAAAGCACACACGGGACTTTTGCGTTACGCGGTGATCCGCGCCACAACAACAGGAGATGCGATGATCACCATTGTGACAAGCAAACCGGCCGAGAATGAGCGGCAAAAAATTGCTTCGTCGCTTGCCCTCCTCGTTCCTCGCTCGAACACGTGCGAGATCATTTGGTCCGTGAACGACACAGAGAGCGACGTGTCCCACGTGGGCGTGCTCGAAACAATCCGCGGGAAAGGCTACGTGGAGGAGACGATCAACCAAAACCGCTATCGCATCACGCCAAATGCGTTCTTTCAAACGAACTCACATGCCGCCGCGCTCCTTCAACAGACGGTTTTAGATTTTGCTGGTGCCGTTCACGATAAAAGAGTTCTTGATTTGTACTGTGGGAGCGGTTTTTTCTCTATCCCGTTTGCAAAACACGGCGCGCATGTCGTGGGAATGGAGAGCGTGGAGGAAGCCATCCGAGACGCGCGGGTGAATGCCGAACTCAACGGAGCCGAAATTGCATTCACCACCGCCGTTGTAGAGGAGACCGACTGGAGCATTCACAAACCTGAACTCCTTCTTTTGGACCCCCCGCGCATGGGGCTGCACGATCGCGCGCTTGAAGCTGTAATCAAACACGCCCCGCCTGCCATTGTTTACGTGTCTTGTAACTATAAAAATTTTGCCCGCGAGCTTGTCATTCTTGAAAAAACGTATAGAGTGTCCGCCATGCGCGCGATTGATATGTTTCCGCACACGCCGCATGTCGAACTTGTTAGTTTGCTCACGAAACGCTAG